CCTGCCGCATATGCGGCAGGGCTTTTTGCAGCTTATAGAAGCTCGCTGCGGAGCTCTTCAGCCGATTTTGGAGATAAGTATCCCAGCGGGATATCAAACACCGTCTTGGCGCCTTGCTGTCCCTCTCTGCTCAAACGATGGGCAGCTCTTGCATAAGATACCAGCACACTGGCCGTAAATTCCGGATTGCTGTCAAGCTTCAGGCCAAATTCAACAATTTGTTTATTACCGCTTCCGGTTACGCCGCTGCGAATGACAAATCCGCCATGAGGCATGCCTGCATGCTCAGCTTCAAGCTCTTCTTGCGTAATGAAAGTTACGGTTGTATCGTAATCGGAAAAATAGTTAGGCATCGACACAATCGTTTGACGGATTTGCTCTTGGTCCGCGCCTTCTTCCGCTACGACGAAGCAATCTCTCCGGTGCTTCTCGCGTGTGGCAAGCTCCGGTGTTTCACCAGAACGGATTTGGTTGATAACCTCTTCTACTGGAACCGTGTATTGAACGCCTGCCTTCACCCCGGGAACACGACGGATGGCATCCGAGTGGCCCTGGCTCACGCCTTTGCCCCAGAAGGTATAATCCTTACCTTCCGGCAAAATCGCTTCGGCAAGCAGACGATTCATGGAGAACAAGCCCGGATCCCAGCCTGTCGAAATGACGCTGACATGGCCTCCGCCCATCGCCGCTTTGTTGACTTCCTCGAAAAACTCAGGGATTTTCGCGTGTGTGTCAAAGCTGTCTACCGTATTGAACATGCTGGCAAGCTGTGGTGTTTGCTCAGGCAAATCCGTAGCCGAACCGCCGCACAGAATCATAACGTCAATCTTGCCGATATATTGCTCTGCCGCTGATATATGCTCGAAGCGAGCACCGGAATTGGCCGGCATTTGCTGCGGGTCTCTGCGCGTGAAGATGGCTACCAGCTCCAAATCCGGATTTTGCCCGATGGCTTTCTGTACGCCTTTGCCCAAATTTCCATAACCTACGATCCCTACTTTAATAGATGCTTTCAATGTAATCCTCCCTTTGTCAGAACCATTTCCTGTAGCATGATGTTTATGTACCGCTTTAAAGTATAAGTATATAGACATCACTCAAATTGTAAACTATTTTATATGGACAGGAAATTGTTTCTATCTGTGTTATTCTTATTTTCCACCGTGCTATCCGATAACTTGTACAACATTTCCTTCTTGATCCTTGATTTCCGTCTTCAGGACTTCAATCCGAATTCCTTGCAAGCCAGAAAGCTCGAAGGTGCTGACCTGCGGCAGCAATCGGCTTGAAAATTCACCCGCGGTCCGATCGTCCAAAACAAGGGTAACATCTCCATCCTCTGCAGTCCAGCGACTCTCTTCCCCCGGCTCAAAAACGACCCGAACATCCGAGCCTACTAGGCTCAGTTTCTTATCTTTCAGAATTCGGCCCTGCAGCAGCTTCCCGATAATTTCGGCCTGCTTGGCGCCTATTTGTAAGGTGGCCGGAGTTTTACTGAACCAGCCCTTCTTCCCCGGTTCAAAAGCCAGCTGGCTCACGTAGAGAAATCCGGTGTTCGAGCCCTCTTGTTTTCTCCCCCGATCAACGGCTTCTGAAATCGAAGGCATCTTCAGCAGCGAATCCCGATCCAGGTCCGTTATGTACTGCGGCATATATTCCGCACAAGCTTGTAATACGCCAAGCGTATTCCATGTCTGCATCGCCTCGAGCTCTTCACGTGTGATGCCAACCATCTGCAGGAATTCTACCCGACCATTCGGCGTATCCATCCCCGGCAGCTCGGGATCCAGGGTGAAGGCGAGTGCGGTCAATTGCGTATCGGTTCCCAGGCAGATCGGCCCATTGGCATCCAAATAATCCCCCGAGCGAAAAACATTCCCGCTGTTAAACACGTATCTCCCCATGTTCTGAAGCAGATTTAGCGCCCACGCCGGCGGCTCTTCCTCGCCCTCCCGCTTAGCCAGCCTGAACGTCAATTCGAATCCGTAACCGCTCTCCTCCAGATTGTCCGACTCCTTGTCATACAGCTCGCTAAAGCCATAAGTGACCATATGCCAATGGGGAAAAGGGGCATTCGACGTATAAGCGCTGATTCCATTCAGCGGATCGGATCCTCCAAGAGCATAAGGAATTAGGGCTCCGTAATGTTTCGGCTCCTGCTCCCCGTACAGCTTCAACAGCTGCTCGTC
This Paenibacillus sp. JZ16 DNA region includes the following protein-coding sequences:
- a CDS encoding diaminopimelate dehydrogenase; this encodes MKASIKVGIVGYGNLGKGVQKAIGQNPDLELVAIFTRRDPQQMPANSGARFEHISAAEQYIGKIDVMILCGGSATDLPEQTPQLASMFNTVDSFDTHAKIPEFFEEVNKAAMGGGHVSVISTGWDPGLFSMNRLLAEAILPEGKDYTFWGKGVSQGHSDAIRRVPGVKAGVQYTVPVEEVINQIRSGETPELATREKHRRDCFVVAEEGADQEQIRQTIVSMPNYFSDYDTTVTFITQEELEAEHAGMPHGGFVIRSGVTGSGNKQIVEFGLKLDSNPEFTASVLVSYARAAHRLSREGQQGAKTVFDIPLGYLSPKSAEELRSELL
- a CDS encoding suppressor of fused domain protein encodes the protein MTHEENAAGWDAIDEQLLKLYGEQEPKHYGALIPYALGGSDPLNGISAYTSNAPFPHWHMVTYGFSELYDKESDNLEESGYGFELTFRLAKREGEEEPPAWALNLLQNMGRYVFNSGNVFRSGDYLDANGPICLGTDTQLTALAFTLDPELPGMDTPNGRVEFLQMVGITREELEAMQTWNTLGVLQACAEYMPQYITDLDRDSLLKMPSISEAVDRGRKQEGSNTGFLYVSQLAFEPGKKGWFSKTPATLQIGAKQAEIIGKLLQGRILKDKKLSLVGSDVRVVFEPGEESRWTAEDGDVTLVLDDRTAGEFSSRLLPQVSTFELSGLQGIRIEVLKTEIKDQEGNVVQVIG